From a single Alloactinosynnema sp. L-07 genomic region:
- a CDS encoding neutral zinc metallopeptidase, whose protein sequence is MRSPLGHRLRLLPALVLAVVVAACTTTVPGTPIGQGSVVSRDEPGDPGGVDPSFVENTDNGEIDRLAATVITDVRTYWEQTFPGTFGKEFSDLKGGYFSVDTSDAESDAPPCADRANDVEGNAFYCPTADIIAWDRAALLPVLRDRFGEAAVMLVLAHEFGHAVQNRTGAGLEQRKENPKRFPTILIEAMADCYAGSFVRWVADGKSQHLNIAKERLDSALESLISFRDPIGTEQTDRGAHGDAFDRVSAFQDGYEKGVDLCAKMTVDNRTFTLSGFIDAGDQARGGNLRFEQIVDSISPKLNEYFAALMTKSGKTWTEPKISTVGQVPQCGGGKQGPVAYCPDGGRVEVDNKKEMPKIHADIGDYATGALIASRFGIAALAIAGKPTDGAQAQKSAVCLAGSFTGSLFAAEQRFLSPGDLDEAVQVLLDYDYAARDAKGDAIDAGFDRVTAFRDGFTQGGEKCGLT, encoded by the coding sequence GTGCGCTCCCCGCTTGGTCACCGTCTTCGGCTCCTGCCCGCGCTCGTGTTGGCCGTGGTCGTGGCGGCCTGCACGACCACCGTTCCCGGCACCCCGATCGGCCAGGGCTCGGTCGTCTCCCGCGACGAGCCCGGCGACCCCGGCGGCGTCGACCCGTCGTTCGTCGAGAACACCGACAACGGCGAGATCGACCGGCTGGCCGCGACCGTCATCACCGACGTGCGCACCTACTGGGAGCAAACCTTCCCCGGCACCTTCGGCAAGGAGTTCAGCGACCTCAAAGGCGGCTACTTCTCCGTCGACACCTCCGACGCCGAGAGCGACGCGCCGCCCTGTGCCGACCGAGCCAACGACGTCGAGGGCAACGCCTTCTACTGCCCGACCGCCGACATCATCGCGTGGGACCGGGCCGCGCTGCTGCCGGTACTGCGCGACCGGTTCGGCGAGGCCGCGGTCATGCTCGTTTTGGCCCACGAGTTCGGCCACGCCGTGCAGAACCGCACCGGCGCCGGGCTCGAACAGCGCAAAGAGAACCCGAAGCGGTTCCCGACGATCCTGATCGAGGCGATGGCCGACTGCTACGCGGGCTCGTTCGTCCGCTGGGTCGCCGACGGCAAGTCCCAGCACCTCAACATCGCCAAGGAGCGGCTGGACTCGGCGCTGGAGTCGCTGATCAGCTTCCGCGACCCGATCGGCACCGAGCAGACCGACCGCGGCGCGCACGGCGACGCCTTCGACCGGGTGTCGGCCTTCCAGGACGGCTACGAGAAAGGCGTCGACCTGTGCGCGAAGATGACCGTCGACAACCGGACCTTCACCCTGAGCGGCTTCATCGACGCCGGTGACCAGGCCCGCGGCGGCAACCTGCGGTTCGAGCAGATCGTCGACTCGATCTCGCCGAAGCTCAACGAGTACTTCGCGGCGCTGATGACCAAGTCGGGCAAGACCTGGACCGAGCCGAAGATCAGCACCGTCGGCCAGGTCCCGCAGTGCGGCGGCGGCAAACAGGGCCCGGTCGCCTATTGCCCGGACGGCGGACGCGTCGAGGTGGACAACAAGAAGGAAATGCCCAAGATCCACGCCGACATCGGCGACTACGCCACCGGCGCCCTCATCGCGAGCCGGTTCGGGATCGCCGCGCTGGCCATCGCGGGCAAGCCGACCGACGGCGCGCAGGCACAGAAGTCGGCGGTCTGCCTGGCGGGCTCGTTCACCGGCTCACTGTTCGCCGCCGAGCAGCGGTTCCTGTCCCCCGGCGACCTCGACGAGGCCGTGCAGGTCCTCCTCGACTACGACTACGCCGCCCGCGACGCCAAGGGCGACGCGATCGACGCGGGCTTCGACCGGGTCACCGCGTTCCGCGACGGGTTCACCCAGGGTGGGGAGAAGTGCGGTCTGACCTGA
- a CDS encoding neutral zinc metallopeptidase: MRIRIAATLAAAAMLATQLGACGKTITGTPRAVGDIDAGTAAGIPIDNSKPSGPKQGVPDGSLNVENADNGEMDKLAINALSDVYDYWAEQMPAEFDGQKFEPLKRLVSYDSNGTAMKICNASTAKSVNAFYCSLDDSVSWDRGVLLPMLNKQFGPMSVVAVLAHEMGHAVQFRLGKKSNISQATPTIVKEQQADCYTGAFFRHVAEGKSKHFEINVGKGLNQVLATMFFIRDPAGLSANKQGAHGLAFDRVFAFQAGFTEGPRRCAKMDPDEINSRIAEKERNTQDEQAGGQADVTDKKNLGLLRKSLDEAFKRTGAAPPEIKDNGAKCADGSSTPPATYCAEENIVSIDLGALKKIATPPKRGQEPGEDGNGIGDFAAFAEIASRYSLAIQKSVGVSLEGEKTGLRTACLTGAWSAFTVDKVPSDGDGGLHIAVGDLDEAVAELLQDTSLIAADVKGVQIPSGFARVEAFRVGYFDGDKGCATQFS; this comes from the coding sequence GTGCGGATCAGGATCGCGGCGACGCTGGCGGCTGCGGCCATGCTGGCCACGCAGCTCGGTGCTTGCGGCAAGACCATCACCGGCACCCCCCGGGCCGTCGGCGACATCGACGCGGGCACCGCGGCGGGCATCCCGATCGACAACTCCAAGCCCAGCGGACCGAAACAGGGCGTGCCCGACGGAAGCCTGAACGTCGAGAACGCCGACAACGGCGAGATGGACAAGCTGGCGATCAACGCGCTGTCCGACGTCTACGACTACTGGGCCGAGCAGATGCCCGCCGAGTTCGACGGCCAGAAGTTCGAGCCGCTCAAGCGCCTGGTGTCCTACGACTCCAACGGCACGGCCATGAAGATCTGCAACGCGTCGACGGCGAAGTCGGTCAACGCGTTCTACTGCAGCCTTGATGACAGCGTGTCCTGGGACCGCGGTGTGCTGCTGCCGATGCTGAACAAGCAGTTCGGCCCGATGTCGGTGGTCGCCGTGCTCGCCCACGAGATGGGCCACGCGGTGCAGTTCCGCCTCGGCAAGAAGAGCAACATCAGCCAGGCCACGCCCACGATCGTCAAGGAACAGCAGGCCGACTGCTACACGGGCGCGTTCTTCCGGCACGTCGCCGAGGGCAAGTCCAAGCACTTCGAGATCAACGTCGGCAAGGGCCTCAACCAGGTACTCGCCACCATGTTCTTCATCCGCGACCCGGCGGGCCTCTCGGCCAACAAGCAGGGCGCGCACGGCTTGGCGTTCGACCGCGTGTTCGCGTTCCAGGCGGGCTTCACCGAGGGCCCCCGCCGCTGCGCGAAGATGGATCCGGACGAGATCAACAGCCGGATCGCGGAGAAGGAGCGCAACACCCAGGACGAGCAGGCGGGCGGCCAGGCCGACGTCACCGACAAGAAGAACCTGGGCCTGCTGCGCAAGAGCCTGGACGAGGCCTTCAAGCGCACCGGCGCTGCTCCACCGGAAATCAAGGACAACGGGGCGAAATGTGCTGACGGCTCGTCGACGCCGCCTGCGACTTATTGCGCGGAAGAGAACATCGTCTCGATTGATCTCGGCGCGTTGAAGAAGATCGCGACGCCGCCGAAGCGCGGTCAGGAACCGGGTGAGGATGGCAACGGTATCGGCGACTTCGCGGCGTTCGCCGAAATCGCGTCACGGTATTCGTTGGCGATTCAGAAGTCGGTGGGCGTTTCTTTGGAGGGCGAGAAGACGGGGCTGCGCACCGCCTGCCTTACCGGAGCTTGGTCCGCTTTCACCGTCGACAAGGTGCCGAGCGACGGTGACGGTGGATTGCACATCGCGGTCGGGGACTTGGACGAAGCGGTGGCGGAGCTACTACAGGACACCAGCCTTATCGCCGCCGACGTGAAGGGCGTGCAGATCCCGTCGGGCTTCGCCCGGGTGGAAGCGTTCCGAGTCGGCTACTTCGACGGCGACAAAGGCTGCGCGACCCAGTTCAGCTAG
- a CDS encoding tetratricopeptide repeat protein, with protein sequence MTRPDPRQTAALSAALSRAVDLSALKARAETTAKAPAGAAPAPTSAFSTDVTEASFQVEVVERSMEVPVLVALHASWSAQSQQLLTLLDRLAAEYNGAWRFGKVDVETSPRIAQLFGAQSVPMVVAIAAGQPVEAFAEVPPEPRLRQWIDGLLDALRDRMPAIRAAEESAPEGAAEPEPEPEDERFVAAETAFEQGDYTAAAAAYQSILDAEPGNEEAKAALAQVEFLARTEATDPSVIVRADTSPDDVDAQVAAADLELAGQQIEAAFTRLINTVRRTAGEDRDKARTHLVSLFDLFAADDPRVAKARRDLASALY encoded by the coding sequence GTGACTAGGCCAGATCCACGCCAGACCGCCGCCCTGTCTGCCGCCCTCTCCAGGGCCGTCGACCTGTCCGCGCTCAAGGCCAGGGCGGAGACCACCGCCAAGGCGCCCGCCGGTGCCGCGCCCGCGCCGACCAGCGCGTTCTCCACCGACGTGACCGAAGCCTCCTTCCAGGTCGAGGTCGTCGAACGCTCGATGGAGGTCCCCGTCCTGGTCGCGCTGCACGCGAGCTGGTCGGCCCAGTCCCAGCAACTGCTCACCCTGCTCGACCGCCTCGCCGCCGAATACAACGGCGCGTGGCGGTTCGGCAAGGTCGACGTCGAGACCAGCCCCCGCATCGCCCAGCTCTTCGGCGCGCAATCCGTGCCGATGGTCGTCGCCATCGCCGCCGGGCAGCCGGTGGAGGCGTTCGCGGAGGTCCCGCCCGAGCCGCGCCTGCGCCAGTGGATCGACGGCCTGCTCGACGCCCTCCGCGACCGCATGCCCGCCATCCGCGCCGCCGAGGAGTCGGCCCCCGAGGGGGCCGCCGAGCCGGAGCCGGAGCCGGAGGACGAGCGCTTCGTCGCCGCCGAAACCGCCTTCGAACAGGGCGACTACACGGCCGCGGCCGCCGCTTACCAGTCCATCCTCGACGCTGAACCCGGCAACGAGGAAGCCAAGGCAGCCCTGGCCCAGGTCGAATTCCTCGCCCGCACCGAGGCGACCGACCCATCGGTGATCGTCCGCGCCGACACGTCCCCGGATGATGTCGACGCCCAGGTCGCCGCAGCCGACCTGGAGCTGGCAGGCCAACAGATCGAGGCCGCCTTCACCCGACTGATCAACACTGTCCGCCGCACAGCGGGTGAGGACCGAGACAAGGCACGCACACACCTGGTGTCGCTATTCGACCTGTTCGCAGCAGATGACCCACGCGTTGCCAAGGCCCGCCGAGACCTAGCCAGCGCCTTGTACTAA
- a CDS encoding MTH1187 family thiamine-binding protein, whose product MLVAFSVSPLGGESENVGEAVAAAVRVVRESGLPNETTAMFTTVEGEWDEVMAVVKKATDVLLENFPRVGLVLKADIRPGHTGQLTAKVERVERYLSDS is encoded by the coding sequence GTGCTCGTCGCCTTCAGTGTCAGCCCGCTTGGCGGGGAGTCCGAGAACGTCGGCGAGGCCGTCGCCGCGGCGGTGCGGGTCGTGCGCGAGTCCGGCCTGCCGAACGAGACCACAGCCATGTTCACCACCGTCGAAGGCGAGTGGGACGAGGTGATGGCCGTGGTCAAGAAGGCCACCGACGTCCTGCTGGAGAACTTCCCGCGCGTCGGGCTCGTCCTGAAGGCCGACATCCGGCCCGGCCACACGGGTCAACTCACCGCGAAGGTGGAAAGGGTCGAGCGCTACCTCTCGGACTCTTAG
- a CDS encoding DNA polymerase IV: MADHWVLHVDLDQFIAAVEVLRRPELRGLPVVVGGRGDPTERAVVATASYEARAFGVRSGLPMKLAVKRCPDAVFLPSDPDAYTAASAEVMAALREFDAVVEVLGWDEAFLGVETDDPVALAKRIHDAVLERTALHCSVGIGDNRLRAKLATDFGKPAGVFQLTKDNWFTVMGDRPTDALWGIGTKTGRKLAELGLTTVRELAAADPDALAARMGPTIGPWLHTLGLGAGSAQVTDTPWVARSHSRETTFQQDLTEPDDLRAAIVRLVGQLMADVDREDRPVIRVGVKARFAPFFTKSRSVTLPGPTSVAAEIEAAALVALGRFELDRPVRLLGVRAEFEPPAAGY, from the coding sequence GTGGCCGACCACTGGGTGCTGCATGTCGACCTCGACCAGTTCATCGCGGCGGTCGAGGTGCTGCGCAGGCCTGAGCTGCGCGGCCTGCCGGTGGTGGTCGGCGGCCGCGGCGACCCGACCGAGCGCGCGGTGGTGGCGACGGCGTCGTATGAGGCGCGCGCGTTCGGGGTGCGGTCGGGGCTGCCGATGAAACTGGCGGTCAAGCGCTGCCCGGACGCGGTGTTCCTGCCCAGCGACCCCGACGCCTACACCGCCGCGTCCGCCGAGGTGATGGCGGCGCTGCGGGAGTTCGACGCGGTGGTCGAGGTGCTGGGCTGGGACGAGGCGTTCCTCGGCGTCGAGACCGACGATCCCGTCGCGCTCGCCAAGCGGATCCATGACGCGGTGCTGGAGCGCACGGCGCTGCACTGCTCGGTCGGCATCGGCGACAACCGGCTGCGCGCGAAGCTGGCCACCGATTTCGGCAAACCGGCAGGCGTGTTCCAACTCACCAAGGACAACTGGTTCACGGTGATGGGTGACCGCCCCACCGACGCCCTGTGGGGCATCGGCACCAAGACCGGCCGCAAGCTCGCCGAGTTGGGCCTGACCACGGTGCGTGAGTTGGCGGCGGCCGACCCGGACGCGCTGGCGGCGCGGATGGGTCCCACGATCGGCCCGTGGCTGCACACCCTGGGCCTGGGCGCGGGGTCCGCGCAGGTGACCGACACGCCGTGGGTGGCCCGCTCGCACAGCCGGGAAACCACCTTCCAGCAGGACCTCACCGAACCCGACGACCTGCGCGCGGCGATCGTGCGGCTGGTCGGGCAGCTCATGGCCGACGTCGACCGCGAGGACCGGCCGGTGATCCGGGTCGGGGTCAAGGCGCGGTTCGCGCCGTTCTTCACCAAGAGCCGCAGCGTGACCTTGCCCGGCCCGACGAGCGTGGCGGCCGAGATCGAGGCCGCGGCGCTGGTCGCGCTCGGCCGGTTCGAGCTGGACCGGCCGGTGCGGCTGCTGGGTGTGCGGGCCGAGTTCGAGCCGCCCGCGGCGGGCTACTGA
- a CDS encoding MarR family winged helix-turn-helix transcriptional regulator, translating into MRPRTLPFDPIAKAAELWRERIGDSTTMAAVTSVMRVQQILQSAVDGALKPHGLTFARYEALVLLTFSSRGSLPMRVMGERLQLHPTSVTNIVDRLEADGLVRRTPHPTDRRTTLAEITEAGRELRAQATAAVTAVDFGLNGLTDRQTGQLTDLLAKVRKAAGDFQD; encoded by the coding sequence ATGAGGCCGCGTACGTTGCCATTCGACCCGATCGCCAAGGCCGCGGAGCTGTGGCGGGAGCGGATCGGCGACTCGACGACCATGGCGGCGGTGACGAGCGTCATGCGCGTGCAGCAGATCCTGCAGTCCGCTGTGGACGGAGCGCTCAAGCCGCACGGCCTGACGTTCGCCCGGTACGAGGCCCTGGTGCTGCTGACCTTCTCCTCGCGCGGCAGCCTGCCGATGCGGGTGATGGGTGAGCGGCTGCAGCTGCACCCGACGAGTGTGACGAACATCGTCGACCGCTTGGAGGCCGACGGCCTGGTGCGCCGGACGCCGCACCCGACCGACCGCCGTACCACCCTCGCGGAGATCACCGAGGCCGGGCGCGAGCTGCGCGCCCAGGCCACGGCCGCGGTGACCGCTGTCGACTTCGGCCTGAACGGGCTCACAGACCGCCAGACCGGCCAGCTCACGGACCTTCTCGCGAAGGTACGCAAGGCGGCAGGCGACTTTCAGGATTAG
- a CDS encoding DUF3817 domain-containing protein, which translates to MFDTATRFRAVAIAEAFSWLGLLVGMFFKYATDLGDLGVKVFGPIHGVVFVVYLVVTAFTARQQRWDVWTTGWALVSSIPPLATVVFERWVLRTGKLDPIAARRTI; encoded by the coding sequence ATGTTCGACACCGCCACCCGGTTCCGCGCCGTCGCCATCGCTGAGGCCTTCTCCTGGCTCGGCCTTCTCGTCGGCATGTTCTTCAAGTACGCCACCGACTTGGGCGACCTCGGGGTGAAGGTCTTCGGGCCCATCCACGGTGTCGTGTTCGTCGTCTACCTGGTGGTGACCGCGTTCACCGCGCGGCAGCAGCGCTGGGACGTGTGGACCACGGGCTGGGCGCTCGTGTCGAGCATCCCGCCGCTGGCCACGGTCGTCTTCGAGCGCTGGGTGCTGCGCACCGGCAAACTCGACCCGATCGCGGCGCGACGCACCATCTAA
- a CDS encoding ABC transporter permease: MTGAFKSLSVAMVKGFVRDKATLFFTFVFPLMFLVVFGLLFRDVGTDKLKIGAVGDGPVLAVLEQSGAVELERFDSLDAGVRKVRDGDLPGLVEATGNKVSLRFAASDQAQAGLVRGIVAGVTQELNVRATGQPARFQFSAEQVEDASLKPIQYLTPGILSWGIAVTAVFGAALTMVNWRRKQVLRRLRLAPVTPTTVLSSRLSVTIGVAIAQAFVFVGVALLPVFGLRLSGTWWLSIPVFLSGILAFFAIGMLIGAFTKTEEAATGAANIVVLPMAFLSGTFFPIDAAPPWLQAVSKIFPLRHMNDGMMDFLVRGKSVAAMLVPCAVLIGFTLVVGFIAAKVFTWEDA, translated from the coding sequence GTGACCGGCGCCTTCAAGTCCCTCTCGGTGGCCATGGTCAAGGGCTTCGTCCGCGACAAGGCCACCCTGTTCTTCACCTTCGTCTTCCCACTGATGTTCCTGGTCGTCTTCGGCCTGCTGTTCCGCGACGTGGGCACCGACAAGCTCAAGATCGGCGCGGTCGGCGACGGCCCGGTGCTTGCCGTCCTGGAACAGTCGGGCGCCGTCGAATTGGAGCGCTTCGACTCCCTCGACGCTGGCGTGCGGAAGGTCCGCGACGGTGACCTGCCCGGTCTGGTCGAGGCCACCGGCAACAAGGTGTCCCTGCGCTTCGCCGCCAGCGACCAGGCCCAGGCTGGCTTGGTGCGGGGCATCGTCGCGGGCGTCACCCAGGAGCTGAACGTCCGTGCCACCGGCCAGCCCGCGCGCTTCCAGTTCAGCGCCGAGCAGGTCGAGGACGCCTCGCTCAAGCCGATCCAGTACCTGACCCCGGGCATCCTGTCCTGGGGCATCGCGGTCACCGCCGTCTTCGGCGCCGCGCTGACGATGGTGAACTGGCGGCGCAAGCAGGTGCTGCGCAGGCTGCGGCTGGCCCCGGTCACGCCGACGACCGTGCTCAGCTCGCGGTTGAGCGTCACCATCGGAGTCGCCATCGCGCAGGCGTTCGTCTTCGTCGGGGTGGCGTTGCTGCCCGTGTTCGGCTTGCGGCTCTCGGGCACGTGGTGGCTGTCGATTCCCGTGTTCCTGAGCGGAATCCTGGCCTTCTTCGCCATCGGCATGCTCATCGGCGCGTTCACCAAGACCGAGGAAGCGGCCACGGGCGCGGCGAACATCGTCGTGCTGCCCATGGCCTTCCTGTCGGGCACATTCTTCCCCATCGACGCCGCGCCGCCGTGGCTGCAGGCGGTGTCGAAGATCTTTCCGTTGCGGCACATGAACGACGGGATGATGGACTTCCTGGTCCGTGGGAAATCGGTCGCGGCGATGCTGGTTCCGTGCGCGGTCCTGATCGGCTTCACCCTGGTCGTCGGGTTCATCGCCGCGAAGGTTTTCACCTGGGAAGACGCCTGA
- a CDS encoding ABC transporter ATP-binding protein, whose protein sequence is MTATTDAIVVEDIRKAYGELKAVDGVSFTVAEGEFFGILGPNGAGKTTTLEIVEGLREPDGGTVRLLGESPFPRNKALLPRMGVQLQASAFFEKLTAREQLRTFGALYGVAPAKADEMLELVGLTDKADTREDKLSGGQRQRLSIACALVHDPDVVFLDEPTAALDPQARRNLWDVLRAIQARGKTIVYTTHYLDEAEILCDRVAIMDHGRILAMDAPATLVRGLDAPTHVILERGSLSLEDAQALIGADTAHEDELSLTISTRTPAPVLSALAERGTLDGLQVRTSTLEDVFLDLTGREYRA, encoded by the coding sequence ATGACAGCCACCACGGACGCGATCGTGGTCGAGGACATCCGCAAGGCGTATGGGGAGCTCAAAGCCGTTGACGGGGTCTCGTTCACCGTCGCCGAGGGCGAGTTCTTCGGCATTCTCGGACCCAACGGCGCGGGCAAGACGACCACCCTGGAGATCGTGGAGGGCCTGCGCGAGCCCGACGGCGGCACCGTGCGGCTGCTCGGCGAGAGCCCGTTCCCGCGCAACAAGGCACTGCTGCCCCGCATGGGCGTGCAGCTCCAGGCGTCGGCGTTCTTCGAGAAGCTGACTGCCCGTGAGCAGCTGCGCACGTTCGGCGCGCTGTACGGCGTGGCCCCGGCCAAGGCCGACGAGATGCTCGAACTCGTCGGGCTGACCGACAAGGCCGACACCCGCGAGGACAAGCTGTCCGGCGGCCAGCGCCAGCGCCTGTCGATCGCCTGCGCGCTCGTCCACGACCCGGACGTGGTGTTCCTCGACGAGCCCACCGCCGCGCTCGACCCGCAGGCGCGACGCAACCTGTGGGACGTCCTGCGGGCGATCCAGGCGCGCGGCAAGACCATCGTCTACACCACGCACTACCTCGATGAGGCCGAGATCCTCTGCGATCGCGTCGCGATCATGGACCACGGCCGCATCCTGGCGATGGACGCCCCCGCGACGCTGGTGCGCGGCCTCGACGCGCCCACCCACGTCATCCTCGAACGCGGTTCACTGTCCCTTGAGGACGCTCAGGCGCTCATCGGCGCCGACACCGCGCATGAGGACGAGCTGTCGCTCACCATCTCCACCCGCACCCCGGCCCCAGTGCTGTCCGCGTTGGCCGAGCGGGGCACGCTCGACGGCCTTCAGGTGCGTACCTCCACCCTCGAGGACGTCTTCCTCGACCTGACCGGACGGGAGTACCGAGCGTGA
- the meaB gene encoding methylmalonyl Co-A mutase-associated GTPase MeaB, which yields MARQVDVADLVDRARQRQPRAVARLISLVEDASPQLREVAAALAPLGGRAQVIGLTGSPGVGKSTTTSALVAAYRGQGKRVGVLAVDPSSPFSGGALLGDRIRMQDHATDPDVFIRSMATRGHLGGMAWATPQALRVLDAAGFDVVLVETVGVGQSEVEVIGLADTTLVLLAPGMGDGIQAAKAGILEIADVFVVNKADRDGADTTVRELKYMISLGRREIRGASWRQPIVKTVAARAEGITEVVEAIDAHREWMVAHGELEERRAMRARTEIEAIAVESLRARLADVHGGDALDGLAKRVMSGELDPYTAADSLIESVQQSN from the coding sequence TTGGCCCGTCAGGTCGACGTAGCCGATCTGGTCGACCGCGCGCGGCAGCGACAGCCGCGCGCGGTCGCCCGGCTCATCTCCCTGGTCGAGGACGCCAGTCCGCAGCTGCGCGAGGTCGCGGCGGCGCTGGCTCCCCTCGGCGGGCGGGCCCAGGTCATCGGGCTCACCGGTTCGCCAGGGGTCGGCAAGTCGACGACCACTTCGGCGTTGGTCGCCGCCTATCGCGGCCAGGGCAAGCGGGTCGGCGTGCTCGCCGTCGACCCGTCCTCGCCGTTCTCCGGCGGCGCGCTGCTCGGCGACCGCATCCGGATGCAGGACCACGCCACCGATCCGGACGTGTTCATCCGCTCCATGGCCACCCGCGGCCACCTCGGCGGCATGGCCTGGGCCACCCCGCAGGCGCTGCGCGTGCTCGACGCGGCTGGCTTCGACGTCGTGCTCGTCGAGACTGTCGGGGTTGGACAGTCCGAAGTGGAGGTCATCGGCCTCGCGGACACGACGCTGGTCCTGCTGGCCCCCGGCATGGGTGACGGCATCCAGGCGGCCAAGGCGGGCATCCTGGAGATCGCCGACGTGTTCGTGGTCAACAAGGCCGACCGCGACGGCGCCGACACCACCGTGCGCGAGCTGAAGTACATGATCTCGTTGGGACGCCGGGAGATCCGCGGCGCGAGCTGGCGCCAGCCGATCGTCAAGACCGTCGCCGCGCGCGCCGAGGGCATCACCGAGGTCGTCGAGGCCATCGACGCGCACCGCGAGTGGATGGTCGCCCACGGTGAGCTTGAGGAGCGGCGAGCGATGCGGGCCCGCACCGAGATCGAGGCCATCGCGGTCGAGTCGCTGCGCGCCCGGCTGGCCGACGTCCACGGTGGCGACGCGCTCGACGGCCTGGCCAAACGGGTCATGTCGGGCGAACTGGACCCCTACACGGCCGCGGACTCGCTGATCGAGAGCGTCCAACAGTCCAATTAG
- a CDS encoding acetyl-CoA C-acetyltransferase — protein sequence MSGTVIVAGARTPIGRLLGSLKDFSGAQLGGVAIKAALEKAGVKPEQVQYTIMGQVLTAGAGQIPARQAAVAAGIPMDVPALTINKVCLSGLDAIALADQLIRAGEFDIIVAGGQESMTQAPHLLPKSRSGFKYGDVTLQDHMAYDGLFCAFDQVAMGVSTEKVNARYDLTREEQDAFSAASHQKAAKAIADGVFADEIAPVSIPQRKGDPIVFDTDEGVRGDTTVDSLGKLRPAFASDGTITAGSASQISDGAAAVVVMSKAKAEELGLSWIAEIGAHGVVAGPDASLHEQPSNAIRAALAKQGLEASDLDLVEINEAFAAVGVVSTQKLGISEDIVNVNGGAIALGHPIGASGARLIVHLAYELKRRGGGVGAAALCGGGGQGDALIISVPKA from the coding sequence GTGTCCGGAACCGTCATCGTCGCGGGGGCGCGCACCCCCATCGGCCGCCTGCTGGGTTCGCTGAAGGACTTCTCCGGGGCACAGCTCGGCGGAGTAGCGATCAAGGCAGCGCTGGAGAAGGCGGGCGTCAAGCCCGAACAGGTCCAGTACACGATCATGGGTCAGGTCCTGACCGCGGGCGCGGGCCAGATCCCCGCCCGCCAGGCCGCCGTCGCCGCGGGCATCCCGATGGACGTCCCCGCGCTGACCATCAACAAGGTGTGCCTGTCCGGCCTCGACGCCATCGCGCTGGCCGACCAGCTCATCCGCGCGGGCGAGTTCGACATCATCGTGGCCGGTGGCCAGGAGTCGATGACCCAGGCCCCGCACCTGCTGCCGAAGTCCCGCTCCGGCTTCAAGTACGGCGACGTCACCCTGCAGGACCACATGGCCTACGACGGCCTGTTCTGCGCGTTCGACCAGGTCGCCATGGGTGTGTCGACCGAGAAGGTCAACGCCCGCTACGACCTGACCCGCGAGGAGCAGGACGCGTTCTCCGCCGCGTCGCACCAGAAGGCGGCCAAGGCCATCGCCGACGGTGTGTTCGCCGACGAGATCGCCCCGGTCAGCATCCCGCAGCGCAAGGGCGACCCGATCGTCTTCGACACCGACGAGGGCGTGCGGGGCGACACCACCGTCGATTCCCTCGGCAAGCTGCGGCCCGCGTTCGCCAGCGACGGCACCATCACCGCGGGTTCGGCCTCGCAGATCTCCGACGGCGCCGCCGCGGTGGTCGTCATGAGCAAGGCCAAGGCCGAGGAACTGGGTCTGTCCTGGATCGCCGAGATCGGCGCGCACGGCGTCGTGGCCGGTCCGGACGCCAGCCTGCACGAGCAGCCGTCCAACGCGATCAGGGCCGCGCTGGCCAAGCAGGGCCTTGAGGCGTCCGACCTCGACCTGGTCGAGATCAACGAGGCGTTCGCGGCGGTCGGCGTGGTGTCCACCCAGAAGCTGGGCATCTCCGAGGACATCGTCAACGTCAACGGCGGCGCGATCGCCCTCGGTCACCCGATCGGCGCCTCCGGTGCCCGCCTGATCGTGCACCTGGCCTACGAGCTCAAGCGCCGCGGTGGCGGCGTCGGCGCGGCCGCGCTGTGCGGTGGCGGCGGCCAGGGCGACGCGCTGATCATCAGCGTGCCCAAGGCCTGA
- the mce gene encoding methylmalonyl-CoA epimerase produces MTDAIASHVVAVDHVGIAVPDLDAAIAFYRDNFGLVSVHEETNEEQGVREAMLRAPGDTGAGTAIQLLAPLNEQSTIAKFIGRSGPGLQQLAYRVADIEATAADLRAKGLRLLYDEPKRGTSNSRVNFVHPKDAGGVLVELVEPAAEAH; encoded by the coding sequence ATGACTGACGCCATCGCCTCGCACGTCGTAGCCGTCGACCACGTGGGGATCGCCGTCCCCGACCTCGACGCGGCCATCGCCTTCTACCGCGACAACTTCGGCCTCGTCTCCGTGCACGAGGAGACGAACGAGGAGCAGGGCGTCCGCGAGGCCATGCTGCGTGCCCCCGGCGACACCGGCGCGGGCACCGCGATCCAGCTGCTGGCCCCGCTCAACGAGCAGTCGACCATCGCCAAGTTCATCGGCCGCAGCGGCCCCGGCCTGCAGCAGCTGGCCTACCGGGTCGCCGACATCGAGGCCACCGCCGCCGACCTGCGCGCCAAGGGCCTGCGCCTGCTCTACGACGAGCCCAAGCGCGGCACGTCCAACAGCCGGGTCAACTTCGTCCACCCGAAGGACGCCGGTGGCGTGCTCGTCGAGCTTGTGGAACCCGCCGCAGAAGCACACTGA